The Candidatus Margulisiibacteriota bacterium nucleotide sequence GGAAGTGGCTTTGGTTGAGATGCTGGGAGAACCGGTGACGGTGATGGCAACGAAACCCGAGGCGGCCGCAACCGCGCCCCAACCGGCGGTAGAGATGCGTCCGGCGTCTGACGTGGCGGTACGTGCCGGTGCGGTTGTGACCGGGTCCGACCAGAAACTTAATGAGGTCAAGCATCACTGGCCGCAGATCCTCGAAGCGATGCGGAAAAAGAGCTTGTATGGTTTTGTCTCCCTGCATGAAGGTGAACCGCTCGAGCTGAACGGTAAAGGTAAGCTGGTCATCGGTTTTAAAAAGGGTTATTCCTTCCACAAGGACCGGTTGGAAGAGGCGAAAAATAAGGAGTCCCTGGAAGAGTCGATCCGCGAAGTGCTGGGGCATAAGGTCCCGATCGAATGCGTGATCAGCGACCAGCCAAAGGCTCCTGGTATCTCGGTCAAAGCAGTCGCGGATTTTTTTGAAGGGAAGGTGGTCTAAATGAAAAAATATAACGTTTGCGTATTAGGGGCGACGGGGATGGTGGGGAAAGAGATGATGAAGGTCCTGGAACAGAGGAATTTCCCGGTCAATAAGTTCCTGCCGCTGGCGTCCGAGCGGACGGCCGGGAGCCGAGTGACTTTCCAGGGGAAGGAATATACGGTTGAATTAGCAGCACCGAGCTCATTCGAAGGGATGGAGATCGGCCTTTTTTCGGCCGGGGCCAAACCGTCGGCCGCGTTAGCCCCGGAGGCCGTTAAACGGGGCTGTATCGTGATCGACAACACCAGCCATTTCCGGATGGACCCGAACGTCCCGCTGGTCGTTCCCGAGGTCAATCCGCAGGCGATCAAACGGCATAAAGGGATTATCGCCAACCCGAACTGCTCGACCGCCCAGCTGGTCCTGGCGCTGAAGCCGATCTATGACGCCGTGGGGATAGAGCGGATCGTAGTTTCTACCTATCAATCGGTTTCGGGCTGGGGAAAAGAAGCGGTAGAGGAGCTGATGGCCCAAAGCAAAGCTTTGCTGGCCGACCCGAACGCCAAAGTGGAAGCAAAATGCATTTTTAGGCGGATCGCTTTTAACGTTGTGCCGCAGATCGACCAGTTCACGGACAACGGCTACACCAAGGAAGAGATGAAGATGGTCAACGAGACGCGAAAAATATTTGAAGACGATTCGATCAAGGTATCCGCGACGACGGTGCGGGTGCCGGTCGTGATCGGCCATTCGGAATCGGTCAATATCAAGACCAAAAAGAAGCTCTCGGCGGCCGAAGCCAGAAAACTGATGGGTAACTTCGCCGATGTCAAAATAATGGACGATCCAGCCAAAGGCGTATATCCGACACCGATCGATTGCGTCGGCAGGAACGAAACCCTGGTCGGCCGTGTCCGCGAAGACATCTCCCAAGAAAATGGTCTGGAAATGTGGATAGTCTCCGACAACCTGCGGCGGGGAGCGGCTTATAACGCGGTCCTGATCGCGGAAAGAATGATCAAGGACGGGTTGATCTAAACCAGCATGAAACAGGCCCAGATCGATTATTACGAAGGGTTACTAGCCGAACACGGCAGTAGTTTTAAGGCGCTTGACTGGAATTCGCCCGAGAGCCAGCGTCTCCGTTTCAAGATCTTGCAGGAGATCTTTATCTACGGGAAGAAAATGAACGGGGTGTCGCTGCTTGACGTCGGCTGTGGTTTTGGCGACCTTTACGGTTATTTTAAGGCGGAAGGGTTGGTCGCCCGCCAGCGGCTGAACTATACCGGCTATGACATTGCTCCGAAGATAATTGAGACCGCCCGGAAGAAGTATCCCGATGCCAAATTCGAGCTGAAAGACATCATGGCGGAGCGCCATCTTCCTTCTTTTGACTATATATTTTGTTCCGGCATTTTCAATGTCCGGACGATCGACCAGGCGGCCCATCTTGATTTCGTCAAGGAAATGCTTTACCGTATGTATGACCTGGCCGGTTGCGGCCTGGCGGTCAATTTCTTGAGCGAGGGGTCGCTCCCGGCCGCCGATCCGGAAGAGCTGAACGCGGGGCGTTACTTTTTCTTCCAGCCGGAAGAGATCATCCGGATCATCCGGTTCACTTGCAACCGGTATATCATGAGGCACGATTATCACGCGGGGGATTTTACGGTGTTTTTATTAAAATGAACCCAATATATTTAAGGACCAATCCGTTGCGGCGGCTGATCATTCCGGGGCTCTTGATCCTGGCGATCATTATCCTGGGAGTAGCCGGGTACATGAAGATCGAGGGGTGGTCTTTCCTTGACGCCTTGTACATGGTCGTTATTACCCTGTCGACCGTCGGCTTCCGCGAGGTTCACGAGCTGAACTCCGCCGGGCGGCTGCTGACCATTGCCATTATCCTGGTCGGGGTGGCGACCGTCGCTTACACGGTCGGTCAGTTTATCGAGATCATCATTGAAGGGCAAATCGTCGGTTACAGGAGGAAAAAGAAGATGGAGCAAACTATTGCCGAAATGAGGAACCATTACATCATTTGCGGTTTCGGCCGGGTGGGACACCAGATAGCGGTCGAGCTGGCGGAAGCGAAGATCCCGCACGTGGTGCTTGACAGCAAGCCGGAAACTGCCGAAGAGATGGCGGCGATGAATATCCCCTATATTCTCGGGGATATCACCACTGACAAGATCCTGCTTAACGCCGGCATCAAGCATGCCAAGGGGTTGATCGCTTCGGCTGACTCCGATACCGCCAACGTCTTTGTGACCCTCTCCGCGCGGGCCCTTAACCCGGACCTGTACATCATCGCCCGGGCCGGCTACCCCGATTCCGAAGAGAAGCTGAAGAAGGCCGGGGCCAACCGGGTCATCTCACCGTATTTTACCGCCGGCAAGCATATGGCCGAGATCGCGATCAAACACCGGGCCGAAACCAAATAAATGATCAGATCGGAAGAGGATTTTCGCGCGGTCGCGGTCGAACGGATAGCGGAGGAGATGGCCTTGGCGGCGCGGACCGCGCCAAAAGCGCGCGGCCTCGATCTGCTCGAGATCGCCGTCCTGAAGGGGAACGAGATTGAGCGCCTAGCCGCTAAAATGAAAGAGATCGGCGAGCGGGAGAACCATAACACTTTCCTGCGCGACTCGGAAAATATCAAGAGCGCCCAGGCGATCGTCCTGATCGGCACAAAAAAGAAAGTGGTCGGTTTGCGCTATTGCTCTTTCTGCGGGTACGCCGGCTGTGACGAGGCGGAGCGGGCGGGGGCGGTCTGCGCTTATAATACCGGTGACCTGGGGATCGCCGTCGGTTCGGCGGTCTCCGTCGCGGCCGACCATCGGGTCGACAACCGCGTCATGTACAGTGTCGGGCGGGCGGCAGTTGATCTGAAGTTGCTGGGGAACGAGGTCGTGGTGGCGTACGGAATACCGTTGTCGGTCTCGGCCAAGAACCCATTCTTTGACAGGAAGTGAACCATGATAGACGATATTAAGGTAATATTTGAGAAAGACCCGGCGGCGAAGAATATCCTGGAGGTTTTGCTTTACCAGGGGCTTTGGGCGATCTGGGTCCACCGCTTCTCCCATCTCCTCTA carries:
- a CDS encoding DUF2148 domain-containing protein, whose protein sequence is MIRSEEDFRAVAVERIAEEMALAARTAPKARGLDLLEIAVLKGNEIERLAAKMKEIGERENHNTFLRDSENIKSAQAIVLIGTKKKVVGLRYCSFCGYAGCDEAERAGAVCAYNTGDLGIAVGSAVSVAADHRVDNRVMYSVGRAAVDLKLLGNEVVVAYGIPLSVSAKNPFFDRK
- a CDS encoding aspartate-semialdehyde dehydrogenase; the protein is MKKYNVCVLGATGMVGKEMMKVLEQRNFPVNKFLPLASERTAGSRVTFQGKEYTVELAAPSSFEGMEIGLFSAGAKPSAALAPEAVKRGCIVIDNTSHFRMDPNVPLVVPEVNPQAIKRHKGIIANPNCSTAQLVLALKPIYDAVGIERIVVSTYQSVSGWGKEAVEELMAQSKALLADPNAKVEAKCIFRRIAFNVVPQIDQFTDNGYTKEEMKMVNETRKIFEDDSIKVSATTVRVPVVIGHSESVNIKTKKKLSAAEARKLMGNFADVKIMDDPAKGVYPTPIDCVGRNETLVGRVREDISQENGLEMWIVSDNLRRGAAYNAVLIAERMIKDGLI
- a CDS encoding potassium channel family protein, translated to MNPIYLRTNPLRRLIIPGLLILAIIILGVAGYMKIEGWSFLDALYMVVITLSTVGFREVHELNSAGRLLTIAIILVGVATVAYTVGQFIEIIIEGQIVGYRRKKKMEQTIAEMRNHYIICGFGRVGHQIAVELAEAKIPHVVLDSKPETAEEMAAMNIPYILGDITTDKILLNAGIKHAKGLIASADSDTANVFVTLSARALNPDLYIIARAGYPDSEEKLKKAGANRVISPYFTAGKHMAEIAIKHRAETK
- a CDS encoding class I SAM-dependent methyltransferase; amino-acid sequence: MKQAQIDYYEGLLAEHGSSFKALDWNSPESQRLRFKILQEIFIYGKKMNGVSLLDVGCGFGDLYGYFKAEGLVARQRLNYTGYDIAPKIIETARKKYPDAKFELKDIMAERHLPSFDYIFCSGIFNVRTIDQAAHLDFVKEMLYRMYDLAGCGLAVNFLSEGSLPAADPEELNAGRYFFFQPEEIIRIIRFTCNRYIMRHDYHAGDFTVFLLK